One genomic segment of Mycolicibacterium chubuense NBB4 includes these proteins:
- a CDS encoding phytoene desaturase family protein, whose product MSAPCDVVVVGSGPNGLAAAVLCAAAGLSVTVLEAEPEPGGGCRTQHLDLGVPLMHDVCSAVHPMAVASPFFAQFDLEARGVRFGHPDISYAHPLDGRPAALAYRDLSRAVGALEEHSERDARLYRRIMTPLVDNVDVVRGLGLSDVRSVPSAALSPRGIAAAVTLAGRALQLGTPLWDKNTDAPACGAMLTGVGAHANTPIPSLAGAATALLLGTLAHSHGWPIPVGGSKAITDALTADLAARGATVACDVRIESAEDLPPARAYLFDTAPWTLTKVFGDRLSPRYRRAIRRFTPNNGGVAKVDFALSEPVPWSDPRIGQAGTVHLGGTRAQMARAETETSKGRLSQTPMMLLSQPTVVDPTRIGPGGHSPLWSYAHVPNGSTRDITEIAISQIERFAPGFRDVVVGSRCIPASEMSSHNANYVGGDIAAGHVSLYRIIARPVPRWDPYRTPLPNVYLCSASTPPGPGVHGMPGVHAARRLLRSRFGIDGVPDIGPPASLRSGDP is encoded by the coding sequence ATGAGCGCGCCCTGCGACGTCGTCGTCGTCGGATCGGGGCCCAACGGGCTCGCCGCCGCGGTCCTGTGCGCCGCGGCGGGGCTGTCGGTGACCGTGCTGGAAGCCGAACCCGAGCCCGGAGGCGGCTGCCGGACGCAACACCTGGACCTCGGGGTGCCGCTGATGCACGATGTGTGCTCGGCCGTGCACCCCATGGCGGTGGCATCTCCCTTCTTCGCTCAATTCGACCTCGAGGCGCGCGGAGTTCGCTTCGGTCACCCCGACATCTCGTACGCCCACCCGCTGGACGGGCGGCCCGCCGCCCTCGCCTACCGCGACCTCTCCCGCGCGGTGGGAGCGCTCGAAGAGCACAGCGAGCGCGACGCGCGCCTGTATCGCCGCATCATGACGCCCCTGGTGGACAACGTCGACGTGGTCCGCGGCCTGGGATTGTCGGACGTGCGGAGCGTCCCTTCCGCCGCGCTGAGTCCCCGCGGGATCGCCGCCGCCGTCACCCTGGCGGGACGCGCGCTGCAACTCGGCACCCCGCTATGGGACAAGAACACCGACGCGCCCGCCTGCGGCGCCATGCTGACCGGCGTCGGCGCGCACGCGAACACGCCGATCCCATCACTGGCCGGCGCGGCCACCGCGCTGCTGCTGGGCACACTCGCCCACTCGCACGGCTGGCCGATCCCCGTCGGCGGCAGCAAAGCAATCACCGATGCGCTGACGGCCGATCTCGCGGCCCGCGGCGCGACAGTGGCCTGCGATGTCCGGATCGAGAGCGCCGAGGACCTTCCACCGGCGCGGGCATACCTGTTCGACACCGCGCCGTGGACGCTGACGAAGGTCTTCGGTGATCGGCTCAGCCCTCGATACCGTCGCGCGATCAGGCGCTTCACCCCCAACAACGGTGGTGTCGCCAAGGTCGACTTCGCCTTGAGCGAACCGGTCCCGTGGTCGGATCCGCGGATCGGCCAGGCCGGCACCGTTCACCTCGGCGGCACCCGAGCGCAGATGGCCCGCGCGGAGACCGAGACCAGCAAGGGCCGGCTCAGTCAGACGCCGATGATGCTGCTGAGCCAACCGACGGTCGTCGACCCGACCCGGATCGGACCGGGCGGGCATAGTCCGCTGTGGAGCTACGCGCACGTGCCCAACGGATCGACCCGCGACATCACCGAGATCGCGATCAGTCAGATCGAGCGCTTCGCCCCCGGATTCCGTGACGTCGTCGTCGGTTCCCGCTGCATCCCGGCCAGCGAGATGTCCTCGCACAACGCCAATTACGTCGGCGGCGACATCGCGGCGGGGCATGTGTCGCTGTATCGCATCATTGCGCGGCCGGTTCCGCGGTGGGACCCGTACCGCACGCCGCTGCCGAACGTCTACCTGTGCTCGGCCTCCACCCCTCCCGGCCCCGGTGTGCACGGCATGCCCGGGGTCCACGCCGCGCGAAGACTTCTGCGCAGCCGATTCGGCATCGACGGCGTGCCCGACATCGGACCACCGGCGTCGCTGCGATCTGGTGACCCCTGA
- a CDS encoding class I SAM-dependent methyltransferase encodes MGSDGKIDARALAGVSETALLTLNGRAHQARHRKAIIDDPMAIRLAEAIDFDFDKFGRRKGQEMALRSLAFDAAAIRYLSQHPSATVVALAEGLQTSFWRLTAALPDAGFRWLSVDLEPVIALRRQLLPDSERITSLAQSALDYSWMDAVDSTHGVFITAEGLLMYLQPEQAMGLITACAGRFPGGQMIFDLPPVLVKKFAPKGMRSSSRYRVPPMPFSLSAAELADLVHTVPGVSAVHDLPMPRGRGVMFERLFPAFWQWKPTRNYRGAYTLLEFGGGA; translated from the coding sequence GTGGGTTCCGACGGCAAGATCGATGCCAGGGCGTTGGCCGGTGTGTCGGAGACGGCGCTGCTGACCCTCAACGGGCGAGCTCATCAGGCGCGCCATCGCAAGGCCATCATCGACGATCCGATGGCGATCCGCCTGGCCGAGGCCATCGACTTCGATTTCGACAAGTTCGGTCGCCGTAAGGGGCAGGAGATGGCGCTGCGCTCGCTGGCGTTCGACGCCGCCGCCATCCGCTACCTGTCGCAGCACCCGTCCGCCACCGTGGTGGCGCTCGCCGAAGGCCTGCAGACCAGCTTCTGGCGGCTCACGGCTGCCCTGCCGGACGCCGGATTCCGCTGGCTCAGCGTCGACCTCGAACCGGTCATCGCCTTGCGACGCCAGTTGCTGCCCGACTCCGAGCGCATCACCAGTCTCGCGCAGTCGGCACTCGACTACAGCTGGATGGACGCGGTCGACAGCACCCACGGCGTCTTCATCACCGCCGAGGGCTTGCTGATGTATCTGCAGCCCGAGCAGGCGATGGGTCTGATCACCGCGTGCGCCGGCCGCTTCCCGGGCGGTCAGATGATCTTCGATCTGCCGCCGGTGCTGGTGAAGAAGTTCGCGCCGAAGGGCATGCGGTCGTCGTCGCGGTATCGGGTGCCGCCGATGCCGTTCAGTCTGTCGGCAGCGGAGTTGGCGGACCTGGTCCACACGGTGCCCGGCGTGAGCGCGGTGCACGACCTGCCGATGCCCCGCGGTCGCGGGGTGATGTTCGAGCGATTGTTTCCCGCCTTCTGGCAGTGGAAGCCCACCAGGAACTATCGCGGGGCCTACACCCTGCTCGAATTCGGAGGCGGTGCGTGA
- a CDS encoding DUF421 domain-containing protein: protein MAHEIFDGWQHPLFAALKALALFITAAAAFRFAERRTIAEFSPFDWVTAVAVGAIVGRVATSTDTSYLTGAAALVTLLAAHGAVSRLRFIPWFRRLVDPPVRVLIRRGEVQRGNVKRAGITPADLDAILRRHGYTSPSEVGLALYESKGSVSVFSEDVETD, encoded by the coding sequence ATGGCCCACGAGATCTTCGACGGGTGGCAGCACCCCCTGTTCGCGGCACTGAAGGCGCTGGCGCTCTTCATCACCGCAGCCGCGGCGTTCCGCTTCGCGGAGCGACGAACGATCGCGGAGTTCAGTCCGTTCGACTGGGTGACGGCGGTCGCGGTCGGGGCGATCGTCGGCCGGGTCGCCACTTCGACCGACACGTCCTACTTGACGGGCGCGGCAGCACTGGTGACACTGCTCGCCGCCCACGGCGCCGTCTCCAGGCTGCGGTTCATCCCCTGGTTCCGGCGACTCGTCGACCCACCGGTGCGCGTGTTGATCCGGCGCGGAGAAGTCCAGCGCGGCAACGTGAAGCGGGCAGGTATCACTCCCGCGGATCTGGACGCGATCCTGCGCCGGCACGGGTACACCAGCCCGTCGGAGGTGGGACTGGCCCTCTACGAATCGAAGGGCTCGGTGTCGGTCTTCTCCGAGGACGTCGAGACGGACTGA